A part of Acidimicrobiales bacterium genomic DNA contains:
- a CDS encoding Wadjet anti-phage system protein JetD domain-containing protein: MTVVTSRTERLRARIDAAGRVKLPLGALLRSWSEAAPELRGRADQFELLVASLDDLAAIGHLTLPAAASWDRSTTPALPFFVTVPGARRARRPGTWRSHPWCPELAWVASLTTLTERLVTDLLAVDDWLGGGGPEGDEPLPLRMRSSEIFGDEKRLDDLTKSALFGPGRLSLELLGARRYPPPLAMRRVGDGPEVFVVENSDPFWAASTILERIAGPIGRVAFGSGASVESSIAALAWEDRHPAAIWYWGDLDPEGLRIASGAAATALGAGLVRLRPADPLWSAMVGCPVATAGEVDWGPVDESWLGPTTWEATAPVRAVHGCVRQEAVPVAALEAALVALSAAVR, from the coding sequence GTGACGGTGGTCACCTCGCGCACCGAGCGCCTGCGGGCCCGGATCGACGCTGCCGGCCGGGTGAAGCTCCCTCTCGGCGCCCTGCTCCGGTCGTGGTCCGAGGCCGCCCCCGAGCTGCGGGGCCGCGCTGATCAGTTCGAGCTGCTCGTCGCCTCGCTCGACGACCTCGCCGCCATCGGGCACCTCACGCTCCCCGCCGCGGCCTCGTGGGACCGCAGCACCACGCCGGCCCTGCCTTTCTTCGTCACCGTCCCCGGGGCGCGCCGTGCCCGGCGCCCGGGCACGTGGCGGAGCCACCCCTGGTGCCCCGAGCTCGCCTGGGTGGCGTCCCTGACGACACTGACCGAGCGCCTGGTCACCGACCTCCTCGCCGTCGACGACTGGTTGGGAGGCGGAGGGCCCGAAGGCGACGAGCCGCTGCCGCTCCGCATGCGGTCATCGGAGATCTTCGGCGACGAGAAGCGCCTCGACGACCTGACGAAGTCCGCCCTCTTCGGCCCCGGGCGTCTGAGCCTCGAGCTCCTCGGCGCCAGGCGCTATCCACCACCCCTCGCCATGCGCCGCGTCGGGGACGGGCCCGAGGTCTTCGTGGTCGAGAACTCCGACCCGTTCTGGGCTGCTTCCACGATCCTCGAGCGCATCGCCGGCCCCATCGGCCGGGTGGCGTTCGGGTCAGGGGCATCGGTCGAGTCCTCGATCGCCGCCCTCGCCTGGGAGGACCGGCATCCGGCCGCCATCTGGTACTGGGGCGACCTGGATCCCGAAGGGCTGAGGATCGCGTCCGGCGCGGCGGCCACCGCCCTCGGAGCGGGCCTCGTGCGCTTGCGCCCGGCGGACCCGCTGTGGTCGGCAATGGTGGGCTGCCCGGTCGCCACCGCCGGCGAGGTCGACTGGGGCCCGGTGGACGAGTCCTGGCTCGGCCCGACGACGTGGGAGGCCACTGCGCCCGTGCGCGCCGTCCACGGCTGTGTCCGCCAGGAGGCGGTCCCCGTCGCCGCCCTCGAGGCCGCCCTCGTCGCCCTGAGCGCTGCCGTCCGATGA
- a CDS encoding PH domain-containing protein, with the protein MPFPRRLLTDDEDVIVELRPHWAFLGWPLVVAVAVVVLAIAVVASFPHAPVGVLYLLLVSVSVSALWLAGRLVRWFATNLVVTTSRIVQRSGVLSRNGLELRLERVNQLSYHQSIAARLFRSGELLVEMGGETGVIVFDHVPRPAAVQAVITEQIDAVHRRPGPTPAGTTRRTWDDAGPGSGDTPPSGTTRVAPVRGEASIADLLVELDELRRRGIVTDAEFATKKAELLDRL; encoded by the coding sequence CGTCGAGCTCCGGCCGCACTGGGCGTTCCTGGGCTGGCCGCTGGTCGTCGCCGTCGCCGTCGTGGTCCTCGCCATCGCGGTCGTGGCCTCCTTCCCGCACGCCCCGGTGGGGGTGCTGTACCTGCTCCTGGTGTCGGTGTCGGTGTCGGCGCTGTGGCTGGCGGGGCGGCTCGTGCGCTGGTTCGCCACCAATCTGGTCGTCACCACGAGCCGGATCGTGCAGCGCTCGGGCGTCCTCTCGCGCAACGGGCTCGAGCTGCGGCTCGAGCGGGTGAACCAGCTCTCGTACCACCAGTCGATCGCCGCCAGGCTGTTCCGCAGCGGCGAGCTCCTGGTGGAGATGGGCGGGGAGACGGGCGTGATCGTCTTCGACCACGTGCCGCGGCCCGCGGCGGTGCAGGCGGTCATCACCGAGCAGATCGACGCCGTCCACCGCCGGCCCGGGCCGACCCCGGCCGGCACCACGCGCCGGACGTGGGACGACGCCGGCCCCGGGTCGGGAGACACGCCGCCTTCGGGCACGACGCGAGTCGCGCCCGTTCGGGGCGAGGCGTCGATCGCCGACCTGCTGGTGGAGCTCGACGAGCTGCGGCGTCGGGGCATCGTGACCGACGCCGAGTTCGCCACCAAGAAGGCGGAGCTGCTCGACCGGCTCTGA